One segment of Triticum aestivum cultivar Chinese Spring chromosome 2A, IWGSC CS RefSeq v2.1, whole genome shotgun sequence DNA contains the following:
- the LOC123188851 gene encoding protein LONGIFOLIA 1 has translation MPAKYLQALGEDRRPDLHRQIGCVTGILQAFDRRYPIAAHHSHKRLLPPGNALSSSPSVGEERTRYGPQIVLDKNFSKSWIENQRATSTMETSSSSCSSFSSLDGNRSTQQDLSSTDRMLFPEKPFKCSPRLKSSPESDNGPDYLLDDTLTNTPSAQSSHPTLGIRNLVKDSIYRDTRDLSARTSTTEAVADHTYNRGDPATCLDESPSSDIQGKSKGTMDINESLRVLAKLRESSWSPSESGHQPRLSYDAPRFSYDGRESASKRREMPRLSLDIKEGPLRTREMDSRPKPNMDDTERSISFGSDKESNAEIQKEQPAASKRLPSVVAKLMGLEELPEPSDNKVISPQAPKSVQERKQEHILLPLSLSSHNEPARRQHRNLDATIRNVPNSKFPAETAPWKQERIVLPRKLPKGSKGAHGKEQPAASVYSEIEKRLNDLDFQHSNKDLRALKQILDSMQAKGLLQNKKREEASMLKLYDDDYNNQEVTDANPRLSCNTNSNQISEGAPSPSMEEESIAEKFFKSPIVIMKPANSADLLGDADPPVVPLRGLSDLPQLRTVNSTDKRKMPKINRAAVEQRLKSSPAAPASQPLASDRRPNGRNEVMSRKQKSSSQLMTESSSRRQQLPRDNNGMLKHKNSTSPRLPQKKLDMERRSRLPVPSPEANKNQRQSVDKSHLDTVSPRSKVRRKLAQGEDGHQNVAKSRTRSLNQQGDDMSLMSDGSMSVVSELDIEVTSADRSAEVNASSFQQGNQTPLGRNPQKVKTFYDANKDLSSMDHAAAIPERPSPVSVLDYSFDQENFFRTGKTSNSPNVDDQRHPSDAKPTKPTAQSENNKLANVASLLQKLQQLTVSKDDDEAPPVDHIAFLCETQIPDHRYVSEILLASGLLMKDLGTGLSQIQLHASGYPINPDLFLVLEQRKSGWTSKPEGFHQSRRSDDPKRAHRKLMFDAVNMLLLDKFEKKTSVHAASSLTGAREVSSGQQLVKAICSEIEYLKTERSRMCQEKSSSVIPDAEILHRLEGWTTSFGQQQLPGMILEIERSIFKELVDEVVRGEAADGPQARAGRRGRRRLFA, from the exons ATGCCGGCCAAGTACCTGCAGGCGCTGGGAGAGGACAGGCGGCCGGACCTGCACCGCCAGATCGGCTGCGTCACCGGGATCCTGCAGGCCTTCGACCGCCGCTACCCCATCGCCGCCCACCACTCCCACAAGAGGCTTCTCCCCCCAG GCAATGCACTGTCAAGCAGCCCGAGCGTAGGGGAAGAGCGCACCAGATACGGACCCCAGATTGTTCTC GACAAGAACTTCAGTAAAAGCTGGATCGAAAATCAAAGAGCAACGTCAACAATGGAGACCTCATCATCATCATGTTCATCGTTTTCCTCCCTTGATGGCAATAGGTCAACACAACAGGACCTATCCTCAACTGATCGGATGCTATTTCCGGAGAAACCATTCAAGTGCTCGCCGAGGCTCAAGAGCTCGCCTGAGAGTGACAATGGACCGGACTACCTCCTGGATGATACCCTCACCAACACGCCCTCAGCTCAATCCAGCCACCCGACTCTTGGTATAAGAAATCTGGTAAAGGATTCGATTTATAGAGATACTCGTGATTTGTCAGCCAGAACTTCCACAACGGAAGCAGTGGCAGATCACACATACAACCGTGGAGATCCAGCAACATGCTTGGATGAGTCCCCTAGCAGTGATATCCAAGGAAAGAGCAAGGGAACCATGGACATCAACGAGTCGCTCCGGGTGCTGGCCAAGCTCAGGGAGTCCTCTTGGAGTCCATCTGAATCTGGCCACCAACCAAGGCTGTCTTACGATGCTCCTCGGTTCTCATATGACGGGAGGGAATCGGCATCAAAACGTAGGGAGATGCCAAGATTGTCGCTGGACATCAAGGAAGGCCCTCTTAGGACCCGTGAAATGGACTCGCGGCCGAAGCCGAACATGGATGACACAGAAAGGAGTATCAGTTTCGGTTCTGATAAAGAATCCAATGCAGAGATCCAGAAAGAACAACCAGCAGCCTCTAAGCGTCTTCCAAGTGTCGTAGCAAAACTCATGGGTTTGGAGGAGTTGCCTGAGCCCAGCGACAACAAGGTGATATCACCACAGGCACCCAAATCAGTTCAAGAGAGGAAGCAAGAACATATACTGCTCCCTTTGAGCCTCTCCTCGCATAATGAGCCTGCTCGTAGGCAACACAGGAATCTGGATGCAACAATCAGGAATGTTCCTAACTCTAAGTTCCCAGCTGAAACTGCACCTTGGAAGCAGGAAAGGATCGTGCTACCGAGAAAATTGCCAAAAGGGTCCAAGGGGGCTCATGGAAAAGAGCAACCTGCTGCATCAGTTTACAGTGAGATAGAGAAACGACTCAATGACCTTGATTTTCAGCACTCAAACAAGGACCTGAGGGCACTCAAGCAGATCCTGGACTCGATGCAAGCAAAAGGACTGTTGCAGAACAAGAAACGTGAGGAAGCATCAATGCTCAAGTTATATGATGATGACTACAATAACCAAGAGGTGACTGATGCTAATCCGAGACTGAGCTGTAACACAAACTCCAATCAGATATCTGAAGGGGCCCCATCGCCATCAATGGAAGAAGAGAGCATTGCAGAAAAATTCTTTAAATCTCCTATTGTGATCATGAAGCCTGCAAATTCTGCAGACTTGTTAGGTGACGCAGATCCTCCTGTTGTTCCATTGAGGGGGCTCTCAGATTTACCGCAGCTGCGGACAGTCAATAGCACTGATAAAAGGAAAATGCCAAAGATCAATAGGGCAGCTGTTGAGCAACGTCTGAAATCTAGTCCAGCGGCGCCTGCTTCTCAACCCCTTGCTTCTGATAGGAGACCAAATGGAAGAAATGAAGTGATGAGCAGGAAACAGAAGTCTAGTTCCCAGTTGATGACTGAGAGCTCATCCAGAAGACAGCAGTTACCAAGAGACAATAATGGAATGCTAAAGCATAAAAACTCCACTAGCCCCAGATTACCACAGAAAAAGCTCGACATGGAGCGAAGGTCTAGATTGCCTGTTCCTTCTCCTGAGGCTAACAAGAACCAAAGGCAATCTGTGGATAAGAGTCACTTGGATACAGTATCACCCAGAAGCAAAGTTAGAAGAAAGCTTGCTCAAGGTGAAGATGGTCATCAAAATGTTGCAAAGAGCAGGACAAGAAGTCTTAACCAGCAAGGCGATGATATGTCTTTAATGTCGGATGGCAGTATGAGTGTTGTATCAGAGCTGGACATAGAAGTAACAAGTGCTGACAGATCTGCAGAAGTTAATGCATCGAGCTTCCAGCAAGGCAATCAAACTCCATTAGGAAGGAATCCACAAAAAGTG AAAACCTTTTATGATGCAAACAAGGACCTGTCATCTATGGATCATGCAGCAGCTATCCCTGAGCGGCCAAGTCCAGTCTCTGTCTTGGACTATTCATTTGACCAGGAGAATTTTTTCCGTACCGGCAAGACCTCAAATTCACCTAATGTTG ATGATCAGCGACATCCATCAGATGCAAAGCCAACAAAGCCCACTGCTCAGTCCGAGAACAACAAGCTCGCAAATGTAGCGAGCCTTCTTCAGAAGCTCCAGCAATTGACTGTAAGCAAGGATGACGATGAGGCCCCTCCTGTGGATCACATTGCTTTCTTGTGTGAGACACAAATTCCGGACCACCGCTATGTGTCGGAGATCCTATTGGCCTCAGGCCTTCTGATGAAAGACCTAGGCACGGGCCTGTCGCAAATCCAGCTCCACGCCTCCGGCTACCCCATCAACCCTGACTTGTTCCTCGTGCTGGAGCAACGCAAGTCCGGATGGACCTCCAAACCTGAGGGCTTCCATCAAAGCAGAAGGTCCGACGACCCCAAGAGAGCTCACCGGAAGCTAATGTTCGATGCCGTGAACATGCTCCTCCTTGACAAGTTTGAGAAAAAAACCTCGGTCCATGCGGCTAGCTCGCTCACCGGAGCCAGGGAGGTGTCCAGCGGTCAGCAGCTGGTGAAGGCCATTTGCTCAGAGATCGAGTACCTGAAGACGGAGAGATCGCGGATGTGCCAGGAGAAGAGCAGCAGTGTGATACCTGACGCAGAGATCCTGCACAGGCTGGAAGGGTGGACGACGAGCTTCGGCCAGCAGCAGCTCCCTGGGATGATACTGGAGATCGAGAGGTCAATATTCAAGGAGCTCGTCGACGAGGTGGTTCGTGGCGAGGCTGCCGACGGACCACAGGCAAGGGCTGGCAGGCGCGGCAGGAGGCGCCTCTTCGCTTGA